A window of the Rhizobium sp. N324 genome harbors these coding sequences:
- a CDS encoding carbohydrate ABC transporter permease, whose translation MNHSAPALVAAQVNARKKRWLRYSTLRKLVPYFYVSPATFLLVLLMLFPMVMVFKYSLMDGAIMKKDAAFAGVQNYLTIFENPVFWQSVGQTMYFTIMSVVFHFIIGLAFALLLNTNRVDPLIRSILRVLFILPWLFTAVIIAIIWRLLLDPNGVVNSVLMALHIINFKIEWFSSTHTAIHALTFANIWAGYPLYMVSLLAGLQGISKELYEAAGIDGANELEKFWYITIPQLMPIIISIALLDFIWTMQVFPLVWMTTGGGPIYSTEVLSTFTYKLAFSQYEFSLASASAMIILIISMSVTYFYIKHQQRR comes from the coding sequence ATGAATCATTCCGCTCCGGCTCTGGTCGCTGCGCAAGTCAACGCGCGGAAGAAAAGATGGCTTCGTTACAGCACCTTGAGGAAACTGGTGCCGTATTTCTACGTGTCGCCGGCGACCTTTTTGCTGGTTCTGCTGATGCTGTTCCCCATGGTGATGGTCTTCAAATATTCACTGATGGACGGCGCCATCATGAAAAAGGACGCTGCATTCGCCGGCGTCCAGAATTACCTGACCATCTTCGAAAATCCGGTCTTCTGGCAATCGGTCGGCCAGACGATGTATTTCACGATCATGAGCGTCGTCTTCCACTTCATCATCGGTCTCGCCTTCGCGCTCCTGTTGAACACCAACCGCGTCGATCCGCTGATCAGGAGCATCCTGCGTGTGCTCTTCATCCTGCCGTGGCTGTTCACGGCCGTCATCATAGCCATCATCTGGCGCCTGCTGCTCGACCCGAACGGCGTCGTCAACAGCGTGCTGATGGCGCTCCATATCATCAATTTCAAGATCGAGTGGTTCTCCTCGACCCACACCGCCATTCATGCCCTAACCTTTGCAAACATCTGGGCGGGTTATCCGCTCTACATGGTCAGCCTGCTCGCCGGCCTCCAGGGCATTTCGAAGGAGCTTTACGAGGCGGCCGGGATCGACGGCGCCAATGAATTGGAAAAATTCTGGTACATCACCATTCCACAGCTGATGCCGATCATTATCAGCATCGCGCTTCTCGACTTCATCTGGACGATGCAGGTTTTTCCGCTCGTCTGGATGACGACGGGCGGCGGCCCGATCTACTCGACGGAGGTTCTGTCCACCTTCACCTACAAGCTCGCCTTCTCCCAGTATGAATTTTCGCTGGCTTCGGCGAGTGCGATGATCATCCTCATCATTTCGATGAGCGTCACCTACTTCTACATCAAACACCAGCAGCGCAGGTGA
- a CDS encoding glycerophosphoryl diester phosphodiesterase, which produces MTTVEPRSGPPRSEIQAHRGASAVAPENTIAAFRAAAEQGAEWVELDVALLGDGTPAVIHDVSIDRCSSSKGNLADLTASDLKAIDAGEWFGPQFKGEPLPTLARVVSALGEFGLNANVEIKQHAHHKSLDQLVNVVDQHLKARAPHTRIMISSFDAAALKGMHALDPSYELAMLWSKVPADWLDILRSIPATTIHLDYKALSIGFLEEAVRCGIKVRAWTCNDPRRLASFWDAGLTGVITDDPSVYLT; this is translated from the coding sequence ATGACGACCGTAGAGCCGCGATCCGGCCCGCCACGCAGTGAAATTCAGGCGCATCGGGGCGCCTCTGCCGTGGCGCCCGAAAATACCATTGCTGCCTTTCGGGCAGCCGCCGAACAAGGCGCGGAATGGGTCGAACTCGACGTTGCCCTTCTTGGCGATGGCACCCCGGCGGTGATCCACGATGTTTCAATCGATCGCTGCTCGTCGTCAAAGGGAAATCTTGCCGACCTCACGGCGTCGGATCTCAAGGCCATCGACGCCGGCGAATGGTTCGGCCCGCAGTTCAAGGGCGAACCGCTGCCGACGCTGGCGCGGGTCGTCTCGGCCCTCGGCGAATTTGGCCTCAACGCCAATGTCGAGATCAAGCAGCATGCCCATCACAAATCGCTCGACCAGCTGGTCAATGTCGTCGATCAGCATCTGAAGGCACGGGCGCCGCACACCAGGATCATGATCTCGAGCTTTGATGCGGCTGCGCTGAAAGGAATGCATGCGCTCGATCCAAGTTACGAGCTCGCCATGCTGTGGAGCAAGGTGCCCGCGGATTGGCTGGATATCCTTCGGTCGATCCCGGCAACGACCATCCATCTTGACTATAAGGCTCTCAGTATCGGGTTTCTCGAAGAGGCCGTTCGTTGCGGCATCAAGGTGCGGGCGTGGACCTGCAACGACCCAAGGCGGCTCGCATCTTTCTGGGACGCGGGTTTGACCGGCGTGATAACAGACGACCCCAGTGTCTACCTCACCTAA
- a CDS encoding sn-glycerol-3-phosphate import ATP-binding protein UgpC, with protein MATINIIDVKKNYGAVPAVKGINLSVADGELIVLVGPSGCGKSTLLRMVAGLETISEGDVEIAGRNVNKAEPADRDIAMVFQNYALYPHMTVRGNLEYGLKNRGTERAEINRRVAEAAEILEIGPMLDRKPRELSGGQRQRVAMGRAIVREPAAFLFDEPLSNLDAKLRVQMRVEIRRLQRRLKTTSIYVTHDQLEAMTLADRLVVMNGGLVEQVGTPVAVYDRPASLFVASFIGSPPMNLVPVDVLRAADRAGTLALPAGTDMVGLRPDALLVTEPAEPTVRLNATVELLEPIGGESHLHVRLGESQRTVVLTVPGRPDFAENANIDVFARVDAMHPFNSNTGKRTD; from the coding sequence ATGGCCACGATCAATATCATCGACGTCAAGAAGAACTATGGTGCCGTTCCGGCTGTCAAAGGCATTAACCTGTCGGTTGCAGACGGCGAACTGATCGTGCTCGTCGGCCCCTCCGGCTGTGGAAAGTCAACCCTGCTTCGCATGGTCGCCGGGCTGGAAACGATCAGCGAAGGCGATGTCGAGATTGCCGGCCGCAATGTCAACAAGGCGGAGCCGGCCGACCGCGACATTGCGATGGTCTTCCAAAACTATGCGCTTTATCCACATATGACCGTGCGCGGAAATCTCGAATATGGTTTGAAAAACCGCGGCACCGAACGGGCGGAAATCAACCGCCGCGTGGCGGAGGCCGCCGAGATCCTGGAAATCGGACCGATGTTGGATCGCAAGCCGCGCGAACTCTCCGGAGGACAGCGCCAGCGTGTGGCGATGGGACGCGCCATCGTCCGCGAGCCGGCCGCCTTTCTGTTCGACGAGCCGCTCTCCAATCTCGATGCCAAATTGCGGGTGCAGATGCGCGTCGAAATTCGCCGGCTGCAACGGCGTCTGAAGACCACCAGCATCTACGTCACCCACGACCAGCTTGAAGCGATGACCCTTGCGGACCGGCTGGTGGTGATGAACGGAGGCCTCGTCGAACAGGTCGGCACGCCGGTGGCGGTCTACGATCGACCGGCGAGTTTGTTTGTCGCCAGCTTCATCGGCTCGCCGCCTATGAACCTTGTGCCGGTCGACGTGCTCAGGGCCGCCGACAGGGCAGGTACCCTGGCATTGCCCGCCGGCACCGACATGGTCGGCCTTCGCCCCGACGCGTTGCTCGTCACCGAGCCGGCGGAGCCGACGGTTCGCCTGAATGCGACGGTCGAGCTGCTCGAGCCGATCGGCGGAGAAAGCCATCTGCATGTGCGGTTGGGTGAGAGCCAGCGGACAGTCGTCCTGACGGTGCCGGGCCGGCCGGACTTTGCCGAGAATGCGAATATCGACGTTTTCGCCCGTGTTGATGCGATGCACCCTTTTAACAGCAATACCGGAAAACGCACGGATTGA
- the ugpE gene encoding sn-glycerol-3-phosphate ABC transporter permease UgpE yields the protein MVENRPFLNFLAHLVLILGVTIVVFPVYVAFIASSHGPNDFLSGVVPLTPGSHIIENYSTMLSSGMTSSGAPPIGPMMINSLIMAVGVAVGKIAISILSAFAIVYFRFPFRTLAFWMIFITLMLPVEVRIVPTYKVVADLGMLNNYGGLIIPLIASATATFLFRQFFLTVPDELMEAARVDGAGPMKFFRDILLPLSITNIAALFIILFVLGWNQYLWPLIITTDQSFYTVVMGIQRMAAVADAEPRWNLVMAAVILAALPPVLVIVAMQRLFVKGLVETEK from the coding sequence ATGGTTGAAAATCGCCCTTTTCTGAATTTCCTGGCCCATCTTGTGCTGATCCTCGGTGTCACGATCGTGGTGTTTCCCGTTTACGTCGCTTTCATCGCATCGAGCCACGGGCCCAATGACTTTTTGTCGGGCGTCGTGCCGCTGACCCCGGGAAGCCACATCATCGAGAACTATTCGACGATGCTGTCGTCGGGGATGACAAGCTCGGGAGCGCCGCCGATCGGGCCGATGATGATCAACTCGCTGATCATGGCGGTCGGCGTCGCCGTCGGGAAGATCGCCATCTCGATCCTTTCGGCCTTTGCCATCGTCTATTTCCGGTTTCCGTTCCGGACCCTGGCATTCTGGATGATCTTCATCACGCTGATGCTGCCGGTCGAGGTGCGTATCGTGCCGACCTACAAGGTCGTCGCCGACCTCGGAATGCTGAACAATTACGGCGGCCTCATCATTCCGCTGATCGCCTCGGCAACGGCGACCTTCCTGTTTCGCCAGTTCTTTCTGACGGTGCCTGACGAGTTGATGGAGGCCGCGCGTGTCGACGGGGCAGGGCCGATGAAGTTCTTCCGCGATATTCTGCTGCCGCTGTCGATCACCAATATCGCCGCCCTGTTCATCATCCTGTTCGTGCTCGGCTGGAACCAGTATCTCTGGCCACTCATCATCACCACCGACCAGAGCTTCTATACCGTCGTCATGGGAATTCAGCGCATGGCAGCGGTTGCCGATGCCGAGCCGCGCTGGAACCTCGTGATGGCAGCGGTCATTCTGGCCGCCCTGCCACCCGTCCTCGTCATCGTCGCCATGCAACGCCTTTTTGTCAAAGGCCTGGTCGAAACGGAGAAATGA
- a CDS encoding DeoR/GlpR family DNA-binding transcription regulator has translation MGQRIISSRQREILALIEIEGVQYIEELARRYDLTTQTIRRDINALCDLGHARRFHGGVDLPVEGSNISLNARAQLNRRAKRLIAKRVAADIGAEATVFLGIGSTVQFVADALRDHQGLTVITNNIHVALSLCDAPSVEVHLTGGLLRHDDRDVVGTDVIRFVEKFYATHAVVGAGALSPLTGLMDFSYSEAQITNALLENSQTQILAADVSKWTRTASVRVAPFSKLTRFYTDRLPGEASAANALAESGLDVVTCSEETT, from the coding sequence ATGGGGCAGCGGATCATATCGAGCCGACAACGCGAAATCCTTGCGCTGATCGAGATCGAAGGTGTTCAGTACATCGAGGAGCTGGCACGTCGATACGATCTGACGACGCAGACCATTCGGCGCGATATCAATGCCTTATGCGATCTGGGGCATGCGCGCCGCTTCCATGGCGGCGTCGACCTGCCGGTCGAGGGCAGCAACATCTCGCTCAATGCCCGCGCCCAGCTCAACCGGCGGGCCAAGCGGCTTATCGCAAAACGCGTCGCCGCCGACATCGGGGCGGAGGCGACCGTGTTTCTCGGCATCGGCAGTACGGTGCAATTCGTTGCCGACGCGTTGCGCGATCACCAGGGTCTGACGGTGATCACCAACAACATCCATGTCGCCTTGAGCCTGTGCGACGCCCCGAGTGTCGAGGTCCATTTGACCGGGGGTCTTTTGCGACACGATGACCGCGACGTGGTCGGCACGGATGTGATCCGGTTCGTCGAAAAATTCTATGCAACCCACGCCGTGGTCGGCGCAGGCGCTCTGAGCCCGCTCACCGGCCTGATGGATTTCAGCTACAGCGAAGCCCAGATCACCAACGCGCTTCTTGAAAATTCACAAACGCAGATTCTCGCCGCAGACGTCAGCAAGTGGACGCGCACCGCCTCCGTGCGGGTTGCGCCGTTCAGCAAACTCACCCGTTTCTACACGGATCGGCTGCCCGGCGAAGCGTCGGCCGCCAATGCCCTCGCCGAAAGCGGGTTGGACGTGGTGACATGCAGCGAGGAGACGACATGA
- a CDS encoding carbohydrate ABC transporter permease — MAKRSFKSSTLPTILTYLGLAVGLVFSTFPIVWMFFSSLKSNTEIFALPPRLLPQDFTVAAYLTIFNDPVKVRFFINSYFVAGVVTCLTLVIAILTAYGFSRYSFRFKNTLNIFIISTQTVPPITLLIPYFGMVVAFRIFDTYLALILTYMVFTLPYAVLLMTGYLNTLPKELDEAVLVDGGSSWTALWRVIVPVSIPGIVATAVYTFLLAWNEFLFALTLTKSMDLRTVPIGIQLLMGQHAFEWNEMMAMSVLGSLPLLVLYLVAQRYFLAGMTAGSVKS; from the coding sequence ATGGCAAAGCGTTCCTTCAAAAGCTCGACCCTGCCGACCATCCTGACCTATCTCGGGCTGGCGGTCGGCCTCGTCTTTTCGACCTTTCCGATCGTCTGGATGTTTTTCAGCTCGCTGAAATCGAACACGGAAATCTTCGCCCTTCCGCCGCGGCTTCTGCCGCAGGATTTCACCGTGGCCGCCTATCTGACGATCTTCAACGATCCGGTGAAGGTGCGGTTCTTCATCAACAGCTACTTCGTCGCCGGCGTCGTCACCTGCCTGACCCTCGTCATCGCCATCCTGACCGCCTACGGCTTCAGCCGCTATTCGTTCCGCTTCAAGAACACCTTGAACATCTTCATCATCAGCACCCAGACCGTTCCACCGATCACGCTTCTCATCCCCTATTTCGGCATGGTCGTTGCCTTCAGGATCTTCGACACCTATCTGGCCCTGATCCTCACCTACATGGTCTTCACACTGCCTTATGCAGTCCTGCTGATGACGGGCTATCTCAACACCTTGCCGAAAGAGCTGGATGAGGCCGTGCTTGTCGATGGCGGCTCGAGCTGGACAGCGCTTTGGCGTGTCATCGTGCCCGTCTCCATCCCCGGGATCGTCGCCACTGCGGTCTACACGTTTCTGCTGGCGTGGAACGAATTCCTCTTCGCCCTGACGCTGACAAAGTCGATGGATCTCAGAACCGTTCCGATCGGCATCCAGCTGCTGATGGGCCAGCACGCCTTTGAGTGGAATGAAATGATGGCGATGAGCGTGCTCGGCTCCCTCCCCCTGCTGGTGCTGTACCTGGTTGCCCAACGCTATTTCCTGGCGGGCATGACCGCCGGCTCGGTCAAAAGCTGA
- the ugpA gene encoding sn-glycerol-3-phosphate ABC transporter permease UgpA, whose protein sequence is MQTKRTVFPNKLLPYLLIAPQIFVTVVFFLWPAATAFWQSFLREDAFGFKTNFVWFENYRRLFADPIYINAFGHTLIFAILVTVLSTSIALLLAAAAMRVLRTSRIYSTLLIWPYAVAPAIAGILWWFMFNPSIGIVAYMLRSMGVDWNHLINPNDAMILIVIAATWKQISYNFLFFLAALQSVPRSLQEAGAIDGAGPTKRFWTIVFPLISPTTFYLIVINIVYAMFDTFGIVHATTQGGPARATEILVYKVYFDGFIGLNLGSSAAQSVILMVIVVALTAVQFRFIERRVQY, encoded by the coding sequence ATGCAAACCAAACGGACCGTATTTCCCAACAAGCTTTTGCCTTACCTGCTCATTGCCCCCCAGATTTTCGTGACCGTGGTATTTTTTCTCTGGCCTGCGGCAACGGCCTTCTGGCAATCCTTCCTGCGCGAGGATGCCTTCGGCTTCAAAACGAACTTCGTCTGGTTCGAAAACTACCGGCGGCTTTTTGCCGATCCGATCTATATCAATGCCTTCGGCCACACGCTGATCTTCGCCATTCTGGTGACGGTGCTGTCGACGTCGATCGCGCTGCTCCTAGCGGCCGCGGCAATGCGCGTGCTCCGCACCTCCCGAATTTATTCGACCCTGCTGATTTGGCCCTATGCCGTCGCCCCGGCGATTGCCGGTATTCTCTGGTGGTTCATGTTCAATCCGTCGATCGGCATCGTCGCCTATATGCTGCGGTCGATGGGCGTCGATTGGAACCATCTGATCAATCCCAACGACGCGATGATCCTGATCGTGATCGCCGCCACCTGGAAACAGATATCCTATAACTTCCTGTTTTTCCTGGCTGCGCTGCAATCCGTGCCGCGCTCGCTTCAGGAAGCCGGCGCCATCGATGGGGCCGGACCTACCAAGCGTTTCTGGACGATCGTCTTCCCGCTGATCTCGCCGACGACCTTCTATCTGATCGTCATCAATATCGTTTACGCGATGTTCGATACGTTCGGCATCGTTCATGCCACCACCCAGGGCGGGCCGGCGCGCGCAACCGAGATCCTGGTCTACAAGGTCTATTTCGACGGTTTCATCGGTCTGAATCTGGGCTCGTCGGCGGCGCAGTCCGTCATTCTGATGGTGATCGTCGTCGCCCTGACGGCGGTGCAGTTCCGCTTCATCGAACGCCGCGTGCAATATTGA
- a CDS encoding HAD-IIB family hydrolase has translation MSYVDLAPSARELQDVRYLFTDIDDTLTTEGKLLPQTYEALWDLSRAGIAVVPVTGGSAGWCEHIVRAWPVAAVIGESGAYCVTRRDGDVVFDYWEDGVLQGERQRRHLQAIKALITQKRGPFRIAHDQVFRLADVAIDIQGHDPHEVEDLASSIRAMGGTVAISSIHINTWIGDYNKRSMSERVLTGLFGVDPTETPTVTAFVGDSRNDAPMFGFIRNSFGVNNIIPVLPHLQFAPKWVSSQPAGLGFADIARSILHAVGEASQ, from the coding sequence ATGAGCTACGTGGACCTGGCGCCATCGGCGCGGGAGCTACAGGACGTGCGCTACCTGTTCACCGACATCGACGATACGCTGACGACAGAGGGCAAACTTCTGCCGCAGACCTATGAGGCTCTGTGGGATCTCAGTCGGGCCGGCATTGCCGTCGTGCCGGTCACGGGCGGCTCAGCCGGCTGGTGCGAACATATCGTCCGCGCCTGGCCGGTGGCCGCCGTCATCGGCGAAAGCGGCGCATATTGCGTCACCCGCCGGGATGGCGACGTCGTCTTCGATTATTGGGAGGATGGCGTCCTGCAGGGCGAGCGCCAACGCCGGCACCTGCAGGCGATCAAAGCGCTGATCACGCAAAAGCGCGGGCCGTTCAGGATCGCCCACGACCAGGTCTTCCGGCTGGCGGATGTCGCAATCGACATACAGGGTCACGATCCGCACGAGGTCGAAGATCTGGCGTCCAGCATCAGAGCTATGGGCGGAACGGTGGCGATCAGCTCCATCCACATCAACACCTGGATCGGCGACTACAACAAGAGATCGATGAGCGAGCGGGTTCTAACCGGCCTGTTTGGTGTCGACCCGACTGAGACGCCCACCGTGACCGCCTTCGTCGGCGACTCTCGAAACGATGCGCCGATGTTCGGCTTTATCCGCAATTCCTTCGGGGTCAACAACATCATCCCGGTCCTACCGCACCTGCAATTCGCGCCGAAGTGGGTCTCCTCGCAGCCCGCCGGACTTGGCTTTGCCGATATTGCCCGCTCGATCCTGCACGCGGTCGGCGAAGCTTCGCAATAA